The following DNA comes from Musa acuminata AAA Group cultivar baxijiao chromosome BXJ1-4, Cavendish_Baxijiao_AAA, whole genome shotgun sequence.
AAATGAAAAGTTCATAGCAAGTGATGCCGAAATTTGTTAGCGGTAATGGCATTAAGTTCTTGGTGGAGACACTACCGCCCACACTGCTCCATTGCTCCTCTCCAGCAGCTTATGTATTAAGTTATTAGTCTGCAGTAGCAGTAAATCCAGAGTTACATACTAAGCTGATATGACTTTATTCTTCTATGAAACAGATTATTCTGAGCTGATTACCTCACACAATTGAACATCAGCCATATCCTTCGTTCCTTACTGATAGCACACTTGAAAGGCAAGGTAAGATGGATAGTCACTACTTTGGATTGGAATAAAAGCATATAAAGACAATGGCAAATGATGCTCAATGACTGTAAATTTCAAATGCCAACAGCTTTCTTGCAGCCTTGGAGTGTAAAGGACTGGTGAGTTTTTTGTTATCATATTCCTGACATGAACATACATCTCAATATTTCCTTGAAGAACAACACATTAAACCTATAGTAATGATCCATACAATGCATTGGCAAAATGAACTTTGAGGAAATAAGCTATTCTGTGAGTTGCAAGCAGAACATTATGTAGAATGAAGTGGTAGGTGATTAATATCGTCATTGACCTGTAATCATTAGACATAGGAATCAGAAGAGGAGAAGCTCCTACACTGAATTGGGAACTCCTTGGTGTTGGCTTCTCCAAAGCTTGACGTGAGCAAAAGGTGGATGAGAAAGGCTTAATGCTTTTGTGCCGACTCCAGGTTGAACATTCTCCACAGATGTGCATCTGCATGCTTGAAATGAAGCATCTTTATGCAGATCCAGAATAGCAGTAGGCAATCCCTACTTGTGTTTGAGATTACACGAAAGCTTTtacatccctctctctctctctccctctagaTAAGTGTGAATGAAATATGCTATGAAAATGCCAAGTATTATTAGTCTCATATAACTAAGTACCATTATGTGAGAGGCACAATGAAAAGAAGTCAGATCGCTTAAAGAGTTGCAGTCAAGCAGAGGCAGCCAATTTTTCCTCCTTTAGAGTTAAAAGCAGACTTGTCTTCCTGTTGCGGTCCTCGGATCAAACTTCCACGGGGACGATCGCGGCGTCCTCCACGACTCTGCCTGCTGAACAGCGATAGCAGCGCGGAGAGGGCGGCGCCAACTACGAAGGAGATCCCACGAATCCATCCCCCCTCCTCTCTTCCCTCTTTCCCATGGCCGCCGATCTCCTCTCCTTTCCCCATCCACGCCACTCCTCTCCCCTCCTACCCACCAAAGGAATCCGTCCCCGCGTCGCCACCGCTCGCCGACTCAACGGGATCGGCTTCACCGCCGCGGCTGGGAAGATGTCCGTCTCCTCCCACACATCGCCAGAAACGTATCGCTCTCTCACTGTTATAACGTTGTTTGCTCTCACTGTGACTTCACCTGGAGAAGATCTTGTTTAACGCGTGCACTGTGCTTTCGATCATTCCTCTGCTTGCAGCAGACGCTCCTTGTCTCATCTTGCTCCGCTGGAAGCCATACTGTTCGACATCGATGGCACGCTTTGCGATTCCGATCCCATTCACTACTGTGCTTTCCGGGAGATGCTGCAACAGGTACACGTTCCATGAGTCTTTCCTGCTCTCTCGGATCACTCTGTAGgaactctttttcttcttcttcttgcagaTTGGGTTCAACGATGGCGTCCCCATCACCGAAGATTTCTACGTCGACAATATCAGTGGGAACCACAACGACGACATCGCCCGGTCACTGTTTCCCGGTTGGGATGAGGAGGCGACCACGAAGTTGCTGGACGACAAGGAAGCCATGTACCGGAGGTAATGAACTGCATGCCCATGCTCCAATTCTTGCTTAGAAATGATCTGAACCTCCCGGACATGGGCTGAGACTTGTTCAATGTGTTTTGGTATATCAGCACTTGTTGGACttcataggaaataaaaaaaaataaaacaaatttaaatcttttaaatttttttataattttagaaattttatatatttgatgACTCAATATATATGGTTTATA
Coding sequences within:
- the LOC135652952 gene encoding haloacid dehalogenase-like hydrolase domain-containing protein Sgpp isoform X1, whose amino-acid sequence is MAADLLSFPHPRHSSPLLPTKGIRPRVATARRLNGIGFTAAAGKMSVSSHTSPETRRSLSHLAPLEAILFDIDGTLCDSDPIHYCAFREMLQQIGFNDGVPITEDFYVDNISGNHNDDIARSLFPGWDEEATTKLLDDKEAMYRRMAPEKLQAVDGLHKLCKWIEGRGIKRAAVTNAPRANAQLMISLLGLTDFFQLIVVGSECDRPKPYPDPYLKALKDLGASPNHTFVFEDSASGIEAAVAAAMPVLGLTTRNPEQLLMDAGATFLIKNFEDPKLWENLEKLV
- the LOC135652952 gene encoding haloacid dehalogenase-like hydrolase domain-containing protein Sgpp isoform X2, with amino-acid sequence MAADLLSFPHPRHSSPLLPTKGIRPRVATARRLNGIGFTAAAGKMSVSSHTSPETRSLSHLAPLEAILFDIDGTLCDSDPIHYCAFREMLQQIGFNDGVPITEDFYVDNISGNHNDDIARSLFPGWDEEATTKLLDDKEAMYRRMAPEKLQAVDGLHKLCKWIEGRGIKRAAVTNAPRANAQLMISLLGLTDFFQLIVVGSECDRPKPYPDPYLKALKDLGASPNHTFVFEDSASGIEAAVAAAMPVLGLTTRNPEQLLMDAGATFLIKNFEDPKLWENLEKLV